One window of the Clostridium sp. MB40-C1 genome contains the following:
- a CDS encoding alpha/beta-type small acid-soluble spore protein, whose translation MKHLVPEARNGLNKFKMEVAQELGVPFTDYNGDLTSKQCGSVGGEMVKRMVEKYEREL comes from the coding sequence ATGAAACATCTAGTTCCTGAAGCAAGAAATGGATTAAATAAATTTAAGATGGAAGTAGCCCAAGAGCTTGGTGTTCCTTTTACAGATTACAATGGAGATCTTACTTCAAAACAATGTGGAAGTGTTGGCGGAGAAATGGTAAAAAGAATGGTAGAGAAATATGAAAGAGAATTATAA
- a CDS encoding class I SAM-dependent RNA methyltransferase, giving the protein MATYELIATSAFGLESIVGKELKRLGYKNLKVENGKVTYFGDEECICKSNLWLRCADRVFIKLSEFNATSFEELFQGVKKIKWEEYLPEDANFIVNAKSVKSQLFSLSDIQSISKKAIVESLKESYDIDWFTESGDKYPILISILNDTVTVLLDTSGDALHKRGYREVGSEAPLKETLAAALVILSQWRYDRNFIDPFCGSGTIPIEAALIAKNIAPGLNRSFACEEWDFIISSLTWKKVRKEAYEKIILDKEHSIFGFDIDERVINIARQNAIKAGVDDCIHFQQRSVTELSSNKHYGTIVCNPPYGERLSEKDEVEELYKEMGRTFKKLDSWSYFIITSHDKFEECFGKKSDKNRKLYNGRIQCYFYQYLGPKPPKNKLVNK; this is encoded by the coding sequence ATGGCTACATATGAATTGATAGCTACATCTGCATTTGGATTAGAATCCATTGTTGGAAAAGAATTAAAACGTTTAGGATATAAAAATTTAAAAGTTGAAAATGGTAAAGTTACTTATTTCGGAGATGAAGAATGTATTTGCAAATCAAATCTATGGCTTAGATGTGCAGATAGAGTTTTTATAAAACTTTCAGAATTCAATGCAACTTCTTTTGAAGAGTTGTTTCAAGGAGTAAAAAAAATAAAGTGGGAAGAGTATTTACCAGAGGATGCTAATTTTATAGTGAATGCTAAATCTGTTAAATCTCAACTTTTTAGCCTTTCTGATATACAATCTATTTCTAAAAAGGCTATTGTAGAAAGTTTAAAAGAAAGTTATGATATTGATTGGTTTACTGAAAGTGGAGATAAATATCCTATATTAATCTCTATACTAAATGATACTGTAACGGTTCTATTAGACACTAGCGGAGATGCTCTTCACAAAAGAGGCTATAGAGAAGTTGGAAGTGAAGCTCCTTTAAAAGAAACTTTAGCAGCAGCTCTTGTAATTCTTAGTCAGTGGAGATATGATAGAAATTTTATAGATCCATTTTGTGGTTCAGGAACAATACCAATTGAAGCAGCTCTTATAGCTAAAAATATTGCTCCAGGTTTGAATAGAAGTTTTGCATGCGAAGAATGGGATTTCATAATTTCCTCTCTTACATGGAAAAAAGTAAGAAAAGAAGCTTATGAAAAAATAATACTGGATAAAGAACATTCCATATTTGGCTTTGATATAGATGAAAGAGTAATTAATATAGCTAGACAAAATGCTATTAAAGCTGGAGTAGATGATTGTATTCACTTTCAACAACGGTCAGTTACCGAATTAAGCTCGAATAAACACTATGGAACTATTGTTTGTAATCCTCCTTATGGAGAAAGATTAAGTGAAAAGGATGAAGTAGAAGAACTTTATAAAGAAATGGGTAGAACATTTAAGAAATTAGACAGTTGGTCTTACTTTATCATAACATCTCATGATAAATTTGAAGAATGTTTTGGAAAAAAATCTGATAAAAATAGGAAACTCTATAATGGTAGAATTCAATGTTATTTCTATCAATATTTAGGACCAAAACCTCCTAAAAACAAACTGGTGAATAAATGA